The nucleotide window GAGAATTTCCAGACCTTGCCGCCGGGCTTGCCACGCACGGTCGTAAGCTCCATGCGCAGCTGGTCGCCGGGCACCACCATGCGGCGGAACTTGCACTTGTCGATGGCCATGAAATAGACCTTGAGCTCCTTGTCCGCGAGCTCGAGCGCGGTGCCCACCATCACCGCGGCGGTCTGCGCCATGGCTTCCACGATGGTCACACCCGGCATGATCGGCTGCCCGGGGAAATGCCCCTGGAAATGCGGCTCGTTCATGGTGACGTTCTTGAGACCCACCGCGGAGT belongs to Salipiger profundus and includes:
- the fabZ gene encoding 3-hydroxyacyl-ACP dehydratase FabZ, whose amino-acid sequence is MTETLLSADIQLIQRILPHRYPFLLVDRVVDIDGCNSAVGLKNVTMNEPHFQGHFPGQPIMPGVTIVEAMAQTAAVMVGTALELADKELKVYFMAIDKCKFRRMVVPGDQLRMELTTVRGKPGGKVWKFSGRATVEGEMAAEAEFTAMMDLPA